GTGGTTTCGTGCTTGACCCGGGCCAGAACCTCGGGGCCATTGGTTGCTTCCCGAATGGCCGAGGTACAGAACGCAAGGAGGTCCTCGGCCTTATGCCTGGCCGCGAACTCCCAGGCCTCCAGGACGAATTCAATGAGCTCGTGCTGTCCGGCGTCGTTGATGTTGCCGTCACCGTCGAGGTACTGCACCAGAGAAAGCGGGCGCTTGTGGGAAGCGAAAGCTACCGGACGCGCGCCAGGGTGAGCGTCCACCAGCAGTAGGTGGACGGTGTTGGACCCGATGTCGAGAACGCCAAGACGCATTCTGCCATTATTCACCGATTCGAAGCCTGCGAAGCAACTTAGCCAAGACGTTTCGCCGGTCGATTGGTTCCCGACAGCTTGGGCGGGCCCTATTCGGCGGGCTCCCCGGCTTCGTCGGCGCGCTTGAAGTCGCGGCGAATGTTGGCAATGCCCTCGGGATCGATTTCGAAGCCGAATTCGCTCCCGGGGTTGATGACCATGCCCAGTTCGTCCCCGATGTTGCCCAGGATGGCAGAGCCCATGGTGCCCAGAACGTGCGGGGCTGCCTCGAGGAAGCGGTCATCGACGCGGCTCGGGTGGCTGAAGACGGCCAAAACAGGCTGGCCGTCGGCGTTCGAGAGCACCAAGGGCTCCACCGATGAGTCCGGGCCGTCCACAGCTTCCGAGCTGACGAGGTAAACCTCGTTGTTCAGGAAAGCGAGGATGACGTCCACCGGGTTAGCGTCCGGCTGTTCGGCCGAGGCCAGCTTGGCCTCGAGGTCGTTCAAGGGTTCACTATCCGGTGAAACGGTCTGTTCAGTCATGGTTCTACTCGACCACGATGCCGGCCGGGACGCAATTCGTGAGTGCTGCCCCGGCCGTCATTCAAGCTACTTTTTGGCTGTTGCCCTCTTGGCCGGCGCCTTGCGGGTGGTGGTCCGCTTGACCGGTCCCTTGGCACGCTTTTCCGCCAACAGCTCAACGGCTTGTTCCCGAGTCAACTCCTCAAGTGAGGTTGAGCGCGGGACGGTGATGTTGGTGACGCCGTCAGTGATGTAAGGGCCGAAACGGCCTTCCTTCACCACAATGTTCTTCTCGGACACGGGGTCCGGACCAAACTCAGCCAGCGGCGGGACGGCCGCGCGGGCGCCACGCTGCTTGGGCTGCGAGTAGATCTCCAGGGCCTGTTCCAGGGTGATCGTGAAGATCTCCTCTTCCGAACCTATGGAGCGGGAGTCCGTGCCCTTCTTCAGGTACGGACCGAATCTGCCATTCTGCACCGTGATGGGGTTGCCGTCCGCGTCCTCACCGAGGACCCGGGGCAGGCTCATCAGGGCAAGCGCTTCATCCAAGGTGACCGTATCCACGGTCATGGACTTGAACAGGGAACCCGTACGCGGCTTGGCTTTCACCGGCTTCTTGGGAGGCTTGGGCTTGCCGTTCTTGTAATACTCCACCGGTTGGTTGGCTAGTTGTTCCTCGGTCATCTCTGGGATGATCTCAGTGACGTACGCGCCATAGCGGCCGTTCTTGGCAACGATGGTGTGGCCGGTGTGCGGGTCCGTTCCCAGAACCCGTTCCTCGGGGGCCG
The sequence above is a segment of the Arthrobacter sp. StoSoilB22 genome. Coding sequences within it:
- a CDS encoding SseB family protein; translated protein: MTEQTVSPDSEPLNDLEAKLASAEQPDANPVDVILAFLNNEVYLVSSEAVDGPDSSVEPLVLSNADGQPVLAVFSHPSRVDDRFLEAAPHVLGTMGSAILGNIGDELGMVINPGSEFGFEIDPEGIANIRRDFKRADEAGEPAE